From Vagococcus jeotgali, one genomic window encodes:
- a CDS encoding CinA family nicotinamide mononucleotide deamidase-related protein has product MKTELIIVGTELLLGQIINTNGAFLSKELADLGYEVYFETTVGDNQNRLLETIKLASSRSELVILCGGLGPTTDDLTKESLSKFIGENLVYDEVALEKITHLFSSTDKIMPENNKKQALTFADGVTIQNPTGLACGSLIKHRDTYYLTLPGPPRELETMFRQEVIPLLIELSPSHLHLKSRYFRFINIGESQIVTDLAELIDHQSNPTIAPYAKSNEVMLRITAQAVTDVDAKVLLDKMEVSIMEKVGEFFYGYGENLTIQEVAINELSRKNKTLSIIDLVTGGDIYLQGTHTSSAKGVLVGSIAVPNIKALEKVLAANLIAEAKEMDTLIGKLGNRLFGSNYCLVILGDLSKVEERLPEGIIYFSLISKDNIIKEERVIKRDLAYIKNGALKHGYNLIRNAVK; this is encoded by the coding sequence ATGAAAACAGAGTTAATTATAGTCGGTACAGAATTATTACTGGGACAAATTATTAATACGAACGGCGCTTTCTTATCAAAAGAACTAGCAGATTTAGGTTATGAGGTTTATTTTGAAACGACAGTTGGCGATAATCAAAATCGGCTACTTGAAACAATCAAGCTAGCTTCATCAAGAAGTGAATTAGTTATTTTATGTGGTGGTTTAGGACCAACAACAGATGATTTAACAAAAGAGAGTTTGAGTAAATTTATTGGAGAAAACTTAGTGTATGATGAAGTAGCTCTTGAGAAGATTACTCATTTGTTTTCATCTACTGATAAAATCATGCCAGAAAACAATAAAAAGCAAGCACTAACTTTTGCTGATGGCGTAACAATCCAAAATCCAACTGGCCTGGCTTGTGGTTCACTTATTAAGCATCGAGATACTTATTATTTAACGCTACCTGGACCACCAAGGGAATTAGAGACGATGTTTAGGCAAGAAGTTATCCCGCTTTTAATAGAGTTATCACCAAGTCACCTACATTTAAAATCAAGGTATTTTCGTTTTATTAATATTGGAGAGTCTCAAATTGTGACAGATTTAGCTGAATTGATTGACCATCAAAGCAATCCCACTATAGCACCTTATGCTAAGTCAAATGAAGTGATGTTAAGAATTACCGCACAAGCTGTGACGGACGTTGATGCCAAAGTGTTACTTGATAAGATGGAAGTAAGTATTATGGAAAAAGTTGGGGAATTTTTCTATGGTTACGGAGAAAATCTGACTATTCAAGAGGTTGCTATAAATGAGCTATCTCGGAAAAACAAAACGTTATCAATTATTGACTTAGTAACAGGTGGTGATATCTATTTACAAGGGACTCACACATCAAGTGCTAAAGGTGTTTTAGTAGGGTCTATCGCAGTCCCTAATATAAAAGCACTTGAAAAAGTACTAGCTGCAAATCTAATAGCTGAAGCTAAAGAGATGGATACTTTAATTGGCAAATTAGGAAATCGGTTGTTTGGCTCAAATTATTGTTTAGTCATTCTAGGAGATCTATCAAAAGTTGAAGAGCGCTTGCCTGAGGGAATTATTTATTTTAGCCTTATTAGCAAAGATAACATTATAAAAGAAGAACGAGTTATTAAACGTGATTTGGCATATATTAAAAATGGAGCCTTAAAGCATGGCTATAACTTAATTCGCAATGCAGTAAAATAA